Proteins encoded in a region of the Trypanosoma brucei gambiense DAL972 chromosome 11, complete sequence genome:
- a CDS encoding G-protein (beta)-like protein: MRIKVDVELHKREINNITHVQEVFKSLSDTVETRLVTDKEALTRLVSNALAKGTLRTIVPELTERLCHPALYEDCLSVLCGVMFDSERVERGESLDGFVSFITQLPDNEQKKAKGDIVQRAMTYLSKPRRLDCSRNLLLPYAEVIAVLTKVDMLNIRNVVVALMQMIRLDTTRTAGITCLGKLVEVAHGLLLERLDQHTLQTLRDTVIFARQDDILSYDVEYIMEAFGWDQSPKFVNFSVRHSGVHHKSAILTLAYSGGNGSREVVVTSSVDGTIGTWDHSGALTENLVLSRHYASSIDFADHGRALIVGTVGRTASIPPAIVIYTAQPTYNEESNWQEKCGAEPRDAMFITTVKCLRSFSSMRYCCGATVATGSTLILYDGTQVIQEYNGHSDVISAMHVIPDRDNTVVTGSRDCSVMVYDLRMPQSVTTTSAHRHYSTVTSIGSCGDFLFTSGLDRRVVVNDLRMMGQGMATQDLDSAVLSISVNSSMVCAASTLTGVHLINFGNNPILTCRADSMKMSPRYNAVSWNAQGDVLYAGGDNNTLDMFTRRFPETEAYAA; this comes from the coding sequence ATGCGAATCAAGGTAGACGTTGAGCTGCACAAGCGGGAGATTAACAATATCACCCACGTCCAGGAGGTGTTCAAATCACTTTCGGATACTGTGGAGACGCGCCTAGTTACCGACAAGGAGGCACTCACTCGCCTGGTTAGCAATGCACTAGCTAAGGGGACGTTGAGAACCATCGTTCCTGAACTTACGGAAAGGCTTTGCCATCCAGCTCTCTACGAGGATTGCCTAAGTGTTTTGTGCGGCGTTATGTTTGACTCCGAGAGGGTTGAACGGGGGGAGTCTCTTGACGGCTTTGTTTCGTTTATCACGCAGCTTCCTGACAATGAGCAGAAAAAAGCGAAGGGCGACATTGTGCAACGGGCGATGACGTACCTCTCGAAACCGCGTCGTCTGGATTGCAGTAGGAacctccttcttccttaCGCAGAGGTCATCGCTGTCCTCACCAAGGTCGACATGCTAAATATCCGTAACGTTGTCGTGGCGCTTATGCAGATGATACGTTTAGATACAACTCGAACTGCGGGAATAACGTGTTTAGGGAAGTTGGTGGAAGTCGCCCATGGGTTACTGCTTGAGCGGTTAGACCAACATACCCTTCAAACACTCCGCGACACAGTGATATTTGCGCGGCAGGATGACATCTTGTCGTACGACGTGGAGTACATCATGGAAGCCTTTGGGTGGGACCAATCCCCCAAGTTTGTGAACTTTTCCGTGCGACACTCAGGGGTACACCACAAATCGGCTATTCTAACCTTGGCCTACAGTGGCGGGAACGGCTCCCGCGAAGTGGTCGTGACTTCCTCCGTAGACGGTACTATTGGAACGTGGGATCATTCAGGTGCCCTTACGGAGAACCTCGTTCTTTCGCGTCATTACGCCTCCTCAATAGATTTTGCGGACCATGGACGCGCCCTAATCGTCGGTACGGTCGGAAGAACGGCTTCCATTCCCCCCGCCATTGTCATATATACTGCCCAGCCAACATACAATGAAGAGTCCAATTGGCAAGAGAAGTGTGGCGCTGAGCCGCGTGATGCTATGTTTATAACCACTGTGAAGTGCCTCCGGAGTTTTTCGTCTATGAGATATTGTTGTGGCGCAACCGTTGCAACGGGAAGCACGTTGATCCTTTACGACGGGACGCAGGTTATCCAGGAGTACAATGGCCACAGTGATGTGATATCCGCCATGCACGTTATACCGGACAGGGACAATACTGTTGTGACGGGGTCGAGGGACTGCTCGGTGATGGTTTATGATCTTCGTATGCCCCAAAGCGTCACGACAACCTCCGCCCATCGGCACTATAGCACAGTAACGTCCATTGGGAGCTGTGGTGACTTCCTTTTTACCAGTGGCCTTGACCGCCGCGTTGTCGTGAACGACTTACGCATGATGGGGCAAGGAATGGCCACACAGGATTTGGATAGTGCTGTACTTAGTATATCCGTGAACTCAAGTATGGTTTGCGCCGCTTCCACGCTGACAGGTGTGCATCTTATTAATTTTGGGAACAATCCGATACTCACCTGCAGGGCAGATAGCATGAAGATGAGTCCACGATACAACGCCGTTTCCTGGAACGCGCAAGGTGACGTTCTGTACGCAGGAGGCGATAATAACACGTTGGATATGTTCACGCGGCGCTTCCCTGAGACCGAAGCGTATGCTGCGTAA
- a CDS encoding AAA ATPase, putative yields MSVTAELHCRYSVSFQPVVIMSVDGAIISDMHRLLSEKQPISFFILLCGQSGCGKSTTLRAVGDGAAARGMNVTYGAPILEEADTLEWNVEKANLHIVDFNTMRSMDVKGYPDSSSYRPGTVVILDDIESIYHLMHMQGVSHRLELFLRLLLSSSRSALITSAIDASRVPQWLIDMKAPVVYHIPELTASATRRYIRTLPEADVYASCADEGGGDILASCLRTQRDLTLYLCCAKFRGETRHPINSGALHFSGHLRAPLQQLSQPDRKLFGLDAVADRIDALVRHFIGRDGSSISGLLSTVASTTGILLHGPPGSGKTALAMRYHSLYPGKFFSVNCATLFSKYLGESEQRLREAFVLARSRAPSILFLDGVDVIGSSRGSMSSDNNGGGVDISRRMLAALLCELDGLSDGGRVLVIAATAVPNKLDSALLRQGRFETLQYVPPLSYGASCEMALDFFERFIDATEYRDKVKNLAALVATRSEGSTPASLRAFLRVLLEKQLELSKGHCVDGTELPLPSTTLVRDALGETNQLIRADYAFAAL; encoded by the coding sequence ATGTCAGTAACTGCAGAATTGCACTGTCGTtactctgtttcttttcagcCTGTAGTCATCATGTCCGTCGATGGGGCGATTATATCTGACATGCACCGCCTACTTTCAGAGAAGCAGCCCATAtcgttttttattcttttgtgCGGGCAAAGTGGGTGCGGTAAGTCTACCACCCTGCGTGCTGTAGGCGATGGGGCCGCTGCCCGCGGCATGAATGTGACGTATGGAGCCCCTATACTCGAAGAAGCGGATACGCTAGAGTGGAATGTGGAAAAAGCAAACCTGCACATTGTAGATTTTAATACGATGCGGTCGATGGACGTCAAGGGATATCCCGATTCGTCCTCATACCGGCCCGGGACAGTAGTTATTCTCGACGACATCGAGTCTATCTACCACCTTATGCACATGCAGGGAGTGTCGCACCGCCTTGAACTCTTTCTGCGGCTCCTACTGAGTTCGTCTCGCAGTGCTCTGATCACATCCGCGATTGATGCTTCCCGTGTACCGCAATGGCTAATTGACATGAAGGCTCCAGTGGTGTACCACATACCAGAACTCACAGCCAGTGCTACACGACGCTACATCCGTACACTTCCTGAAGCGGATGTCTACGCAAGCTGCGCTGACGAAGGTGGTGGGGATATATTGGCGTCATGCCTCCGTACACAGCGGGATCTCACGTTATATTTATGTTGCGCAAAGTTTAGGGGGGAGACGCGGCACCCCATCAACTCCGGTGCATTACACTTTTCTGGCCATCTGCGTGCGCCTCTACAGCAGTTGTCTCAACCTGATAGGAAGTTGTTTGGTCTTGACGCTGTTGCTGACAGGATAGATGCTCTTGTACGACACTTCATTGGGCGGGACGGGTCTTCCATAAGTGGGTTACTTTCAACTGTTGCTTCCACCACTGGGATATTACTGCATGGCCCACCTGGTAGCGGGAAAACTGCCTTGGCAATGCGCTACCACTCACTCTATCCTGGAAAATTCTTTTCCGTAAATTGTGCTACACTCTTTTCAAAGTACCTGGGCGAAAGTGAGCAGCGACTCCGCGAAGCTTTTGTGCTGGCCCGATCTCGGGCCCCATCAATATTGTTTTTAGACGGCGTGGATGTGATCGGGTCATCGCGTGGTTCCATGTCGTCTGATAACAATGGTGGAGGTGTGGACATCTCGAGAAGGATGCTCGCTGCTCTTCTTTGTGAACTCGATGGACTCAGTGATGGCGGCCGTGTTCTCGTGATTGCTGCAACAGCTGTACCGAATAAACTTGATTCTGCCCTTCTTCGACAAGGCCGTTTCGAGACACTTCAGTACGTCCCACCGCTGAGCTATGGTGCATCCTGTGAGATGGCACTTGACTTCTTCGAGCGTTTCATTGATGCTACCGAATATAGggacaaagtgaaaaatcTGGCAGCGCTTGTTGCAACACGGTCGGAGGGGAGCACGCCCGCATCGCTCAGGGCGTTCCTCCGAGTTCTTCTTGAGAAACAGCTCGAATTGTCGAAGGGGCACTGCGTGGACGGGACAGAGCTTCCTTTGCCTTCCACCACATTGGTTAGGGACGCTTTAGGGGAAACGAATCAACTAATACGTGCTGATTATGCATTTGCTGCCCTTTGA
- a CDS encoding transcription elongation factor, putative: MGKDSNDGKIGVKRFREESKTALGAPTSPPVTPNCINNTSVTMRNIEGRQGDTRLTKWKTLLCKALMQGRKEEDEGRVADMALRIVKAIPGGRSESADTFRMLLVHLGDAKNRELRESIIEEKFSVEVLVRMKERDLLNPEERERQEAAFLARSRDTDLTEIRKATSTTSTLFPCPSCKAKNCTWTQKQTRSADEPMTIFCICNICEHKWRRY; this comes from the coding sequence ATGGGTAAGGATTCCAATGATGGGAAAATAGGCGTAAAGCGCTTCAGAGAGGAGTCCAAAACGGCTTTGGGGGCACCCACATCGCCTCCGGTGACACCCAATTGTATAAATAACACATCTGTCACAATGAGAAATATTGAGGGAAGACAAGGGGATACCCGCTTAACAAAGTGGAAAACGCTGTTATGCAAAGCACTCATGCAAGGacggaaagaagaggatgaggGACGTGTTGCGGATATGGCGTTGCGTATTGTAAAGGCTATTCCGGGCGGGCGCTCAGAGTCCGCTGACACATTCCGTATGTTGTTAGTTCATTTGGGTGATGCTAAAAATAGGGAACTTCGAGAGAGTATTATTGAAGAAAAGTTTAGTGTGGAGGTTTTGGTGCGTATGAAAGAGAGGGATTTGTTGAATCCCGAAGAGCGTGAGCGCCAGGAAGCGGCCTTCTTGGCACGTAGCAGGGATACGGATCTAACAGAAATACGGAAAGCGACGTCCACCACTTCTACCCTCTTTCCTTGTCCATCTTGTAAGGCCAAGAACTGTACTTGGACACAAAAACAGACACGATCAGCCGACGAACCGATGACTATATTTTGTATCTGTAATATCTGTGAGCACAAATGGCGTCGCTATTAG